The bacterium genome contains a region encoding:
- a CDS encoding Gfo/Idh/MocA family oxidoreductase: MAKQLRVALVGYNFMGRAHSNAWRQVKFYFPELKLEPVMVALCGRNKAKVDDVRERFGWAESVYDYDELLARDDIDLVDVTPPNNQHVEMIVKAAAAGKHILCEKPLATNLADARKAVAAVKKAGVTHMLMHNYRRAPAIALAKEMIAAGELGEIYHWRALYLQDWLMSPDVPMMWRVQKKIAGSGSLGDLMAHSIDLANWLVGDIDSVACTMKTFIKKRPQLADVDAGLGGKADKGAKMGTVDVDDGVITLARFKNGALGTFEATRFAAGRKNYNCFEVNGSKGSLVFNLERMNELEYYNCGDPAKAQGFRTIQATADVHPFMSFGNGPRYWPVAHIIGYEHTFMNAVFDLVQAVAAKKQVTPNFEDGLKTQAVLEACEDASKKDAWVKVPK; the protein is encoded by the coding sequence ATGGCAAAGCAGCTTCGTGTCGCACTGGTCGGGTACAACTTCATGGGCCGGGCGCATTCGAATGCCTGGCGGCAGGTCAAGTTCTACTTCCCCGAACTCAAGCTCGAACCCGTCATGGTCGCCCTGTGCGGGCGCAACAAGGCCAAGGTGGATGATGTCCGCGAGCGCTTCGGGTGGGCCGAGTCCGTCTATGACTATGATGAGCTGCTCGCGCGCGATGACATTGACCTCGTGGATGTCACCCCGCCCAACAACCAGCATGTCGAGATGATCGTCAAGGCCGCGGCCGCCGGGAAGCACATCCTGTGCGAAAAGCCCCTGGCCACCAACCTCGCCGACGCCAGGAAGGCCGTGGCGGCCGTCAAGAAGGCCGGCGTCACCCACATGCTCATGCACAACTACCGGCGGGCCCCGGCCATCGCGCTGGCCAAGGAGATGATCGCCGCCGGGGAACTGGGCGAGATCTACCACTGGCGGGCGCTGTATCTGCAGGACTGGCTGATGAGCCCCGACGTGCCCATGATGTGGCGGGTGCAGAAGAAGATCGCGGGCTCCGGCTCGCTGGGCGACCTCATGGCCCACAGCATTGACCTGGCCAACTGGCTGGTCGGCGACATTGACAGCGTGGCCTGCACGATGAAGACCTTCATCAAGAAGCGGCCGCAACTGGCCGATGTGGACGCGGGCCTGGGCGGCAAGGCCGACAAGGGCGCCAAGATGGGCACCGTGGACGTGGATGACGGCGTCATCACCCTGGCGCGGTTCAAGAACGGGGCGCTGGGCACCTTCGAGGCCACGCGCTTCGCGGCCGGGCGCAAGAACTACAACTGCTTCGAGGTCAACGGCTCCAAGGGGTCGCTGGTGTTCAACCTGGAGCGGATGAATGAGCTGGAGTACTACAACTGCGGCGACCCGGCCAAGGCCCAGGGCTTCCGCACCATCCAGGCGACGGCCGATGTCCATCCGTTCATGAGCTTCGGCAACGGCCCGCGGTACTGGCCGGTCGCGCACATCATCGGCTACGAGCACACCTTCATGAACGCGGTGTTCGACCTGGTGCAGGCGGTCGCGGCCAAGAAGCAGGTCACGCCGAACTTCGAGGACGGCCTGAAGACGCAGGCGGTGCTGGAGGCGTGTGAGGACGCGAGCAAGAAGGACGCGTGGGTGAAGGTGCCGAAGTAG
- a CDS encoding sugar phosphate isomerase/epimerase has translation MKIGSLSAAWSAQPLEEVLDFFAGAGLQAIEIGSGAYPGNAHCDPVKLNADPKALKAFVKAIESRGLVLSALSVHGNPLHPSQKIQREHRKAFRETVKLAGSIGCKCVNGFSGLPGGCAEDKVPNWVVAPWPEDHLNALTYQWDLAAKYWANEAKLLEKNDVCFCIEMHPNFLVYNPETLVKLREAAGSDRICANFDPSHLFWQGINPSDAIRWLGEKGKGARSYFQHVHAKDSLVYEWNARVNGVLDTKPYGDEINRGWIFRTVGYGHDAGVWKDMISTLRMVGYDGVLSIEHEDSLMSSNEGFLKAIAFLKDALIFEAPTAMTWA, from the coding sequence ATGAAGATTGGTTCGCTTTCAGCCGCATGGAGTGCCCAGCCGCTCGAGGAAGTACTGGACTTCTTTGCCGGGGCCGGACTGCAGGCCATTGAGATCGGCTCGGGGGCGTATCCGGGTAACGCGCACTGCGACCCGGTCAAGCTCAATGCCGACCCCAAGGCGCTCAAGGCCTTCGTCAAGGCCATCGAGAGCCGCGGGCTGGTGCTGTCGGCGCTGAGCGTGCATGGCAACCCGCTGCACCCGAGCCAGAAGATCCAGCGCGAGCACCGCAAGGCGTTCCGCGAGACGGTCAAGCTGGCCGGGAGCATCGGGTGCAAGTGCGTCAACGGCTTCTCGGGCCTGCCCGGGGGCTGCGCCGAGGACAAGGTGCCCAACTGGGTCGTGGCGCCGTGGCCGGAAGACCACTTGAACGCCCTGACGTACCAGTGGGACTTGGCCGCGAAGTACTGGGCGAACGAGGCGAAGCTGCTGGAGAAGAACGACGTGTGCTTCTGCATCGAGATGCACCCGAACTTCCTGGTGTACAACCCCGAGACGCTCGTGAAGCTGCGCGAGGCAGCCGGCAGCGACCGGATCTGCGCGAACTTCGACCCGAGCCACCTGTTCTGGCAGGGAATCAACCCGTCGGACGCGATCCGGTGGCTGGGCGAGAAGGGCAAGGGCGCCCGCTCGTACTTCCAGCATGTGCATGCCAAGGACTCGCTGGTGTACGAGTGGAACGCGCGGGTCAACGGCGTGCTGGACACCAAGCCCTATGGCGATGAGATCAACCGCGGGTGGATCTTCCGCACGGTCGGCTACGGGCACGATGCCGGCGTGTGGAAGGACATGATCTCCACGTTGCGCATGGTCGGCTACGACGGCGTGTTGTCCATCGAGCACGAGGACAGCCTGATGTCGTCGAACGAGGGCTTCCTGAAGGCCATCGCGTTCCTGAAGGACGCGCTGATCTTCGAGGCGCCGACCGCGATGACGTGGGCGTGA
- a CDS encoding ATP-binding protein, with protein sequence MAHYEFPILGRAYFLGGRASTSVKQALVRHGVGEETVQRVCVACYEAEMNVVLHARSGYVAVDLFPDRVVLQILDQGPGIEDVALAMTPGWSSASEEARALGFGAGMGLPNIKAQADAMEIESEPGQGVKMRLVFEMRANP encoded by the coding sequence GTGGCGCACTACGAGTTCCCGATCCTGGGCCGCGCGTACTTCCTGGGCGGCCGGGCCTCGACCTCAGTCAAGCAGGCGCTGGTCCGGCACGGGGTCGGCGAGGAGACCGTGCAGCGGGTGTGCGTGGCGTGCTATGAGGCGGAGATGAACGTGGTGCTGCACGCGCGTTCGGGGTATGTGGCCGTGGACCTGTTCCCCGACCGCGTGGTGCTGCAGATCCTGGACCAGGGGCCGGGGATCGAGGACGTGGCGTTGGCGATGACGCCGGGGTGGTCGTCGGCCTCCGAAGAGGCCCGGGCACTCGGGTTCGGCGCGGGCATGGGGCTGCCGAACATCAAGGCGCAGGCGGACGCGATGGAGATCGAGAGCGAGCCAGGGCAGGGCGTGAAGATGCGCCTGGTGTTTGAAATGAGGGCGAACCCGTGA
- a CDS encoding serine kinase: MSVTVSAVIERLGLQAAGGADNTETEVTGAQVCDLLSHVMAQGRAGQVWITIQTHANIIAVAALAKLAAVIVAGGFAPEEETIMRAEEEGIALLLSREKAYTLAGQLYEMGVR, from the coding sequence GTGAGCGTGACCGTGTCCGCAGTGATCGAGCGGCTGGGCCTGCAGGCGGCGGGGGGCGCCGACAATACCGAGACCGAAGTCACCGGCGCGCAGGTGTGCGACCTGCTGAGCCACGTCATGGCCCAGGGACGCGCGGGGCAAGTCTGGATCACGATCCAGACCCACGCCAACATCATCGCCGTGGCGGCGCTGGCCAAGCTGGCGGCGGTGATCGTGGCCGGCGGTTTCGCGCCCGAGGAAGAGACGATCATGCGGGCCGAGGAGGAGGGCATTGCGCTGCTGCTGTCGCGGGAGAAGGCGTACACGCTGGCGGGGCAGTTGTATGAGATGGGAGTGAGGTGA
- a CDS encoding ATP-binding protein, whose translation MRELALHLLDIARNSIEAGATALELEVCEEPAADELTFRVRDNGRGMDAEALRRATDPFFSTRTTRKQGLGLSLLKEACERSEGGLEVESAPGVGTTVRGRMRLSHLDRPPLGKMGGVIQALACEGERVSLRYRHVVGGREFVLDTEAVRRELGGGRVDDPAVLCWIERSVEEGLTALHSV comes from the coding sequence ATGCGTGAGCTGGCCCTGCACCTGTTGGATATCGCGCGGAACTCGATCGAGGCCGGGGCGACGGCGCTGGAGCTCGAGGTGTGTGAGGAGCCGGCGGCCGATGAGTTGACATTCCGCGTGCGGGACAATGGGCGGGGGATGGACGCGGAAGCCCTGCGGCGAGCGACCGATCCTTTTTTTTCAACTCGCACGACGAGGAAGCAGGGATTGGGTCTCTCGTTGTTGAAGGAAGCCTGCGAGCGGAGCGAGGGGGGGCTCGAGGTGGAGTCGGCGCCAGGGGTCGGAACTACGGTGCGCGGGCGGATGCGCCTGTCGCATTTGGATCGGCCGCCGCTGGGGAAGATGGGGGGCGTGATCCAGGCGCTGGCATGTGAGGGGGAGCGGGTGAGCTTGCGGTACCGGCACGTGGTGGGGGGCCGGGAGTTCGTGCTGGATACCGAGGCAGTACGCCGGGAGCTAGGCGGGGGGAGGGTGGATGACCCGGCGGTGCTATGCTGGATTGAGCGGAGTGTAGAGGAGGGACTGACCGCGCTACACTCGGTTTGA
- a CDS encoding (2Fe-2S) ferredoxin domain-containing protein has product MKTRQDLQALREKARAALAVRDSQGGARVVIAMGTCGIGAGAREVLGALLDELSLRGLSEVTVSQTGCKGLCDQEPLVEVHMPGMPSVSYGRVTPQIMRRIVAEQIVNGQVVSEYAIATGTEAG; this is encoded by the coding sequence GTGAAAACGCGTCAAGACCTGCAGGCTCTGCGTGAGAAAGCCAGAGCGGCCCTGGCTGTCCGAGACAGCCAGGGCGGGGCACGGGTGGTTATCGCCATGGGCACGTGCGGGATCGGGGCCGGGGCCCGAGAGGTGCTGGGAGCGCTGCTGGACGAGCTGTCCTTGCGGGGCCTGAGCGAGGTGACGGTGTCCCAGACAGGCTGCAAGGGGCTGTGCGACCAGGAGCCGCTGGTGGAGGTGCACATGCCGGGGATGCCGTCGGTGAGCTACGGGCGGGTGACGCCGCAGATCATGCGGCGGATCGTGGCCGAGCAGATCGTGAATGGTCAGGTGGTATCGGAGTATGCCATCGCGACCGGAACGGAGGCGGGTTAG
- a CDS encoding NAD(P)H-dependent oxidoreductase subunit E has protein sequence MAAAENICCETFGKIDEIIARKGSTPDSLIEVLHGVQEELGYLPQAVQEYVAGKLGLAVGAVEGVITFYSFFTTVPRGRHSIKVCQGTACYVRGGKRVLEAVAKHCGCGVGETSEDMRYSLDVVRCVGACGLSPVMTVGEDIYERVKPTKVTDILNKYE, from the coding sequence ATGGCTGCGGCCGAGAACATCTGTTGCGAGACCTTCGGCAAGATTGACGAGATCATCGCCCGCAAGGGGAGCACCCCGGACAGCCTGATCGAGGTGCTGCACGGGGTGCAGGAGGAGCTGGGCTACCTACCCCAGGCGGTGCAGGAGTATGTGGCCGGGAAGCTGGGGCTGGCCGTGGGGGCCGTGGAAGGGGTCATCACCTTCTACAGCTTCTTCACGACCGTGCCGCGCGGGCGGCACAGCATCAAGGTCTGCCAGGGCACGGCCTGCTATGTGCGCGGCGGCAAGCGGGTGCTGGAGGCGGTGGCGAAGCACTGCGGGTGCGGCGTGGGCGAGACCTCCGAGGACATGCGCTACAGCCTGGACGTGGTGCGCTGCGTCGGGGCGTGCGGGCTGTCACCGGTGATGACGGTCGGCGAGGACATCTACGAGCGGGTCAAGCCGACGAAGGTCACGGACATTCTGAACAAGTACGAGTGA
- the nuoF gene encoding NADH-quinone oxidoreductase subunit NuoF has product MPAFRSHVLVCAGAGCVSSGSQAVADALEQAIVESGLSGEIKVIRTGCMGSCDLGPVAVVYPEGVFYQKLTPDDCAVLVEEHLLKGRPVERLMYMPTEEYKPALSMDEIPFFSLQQKVVLRNCGEIDPGNIEEYIARDGYEALAKALTEMTPQQVIEEVKQSGLRGRGGGGFPTGLKWELTAKSAETPKYVVCNADEGDPGAFMDRSVLEGDPHSVIEAMTIAGYAIGANKGYVYVRAEYPLAIARLGMALEQARQLGLLGQNVFGSEHSFDIEMRMGAGAFVCGEETALMASIEGRRGEPRPRPPFPAQKGLYNKPTLLNNVETYANIAPIILHGGQWLASIGTEKSKGTKVFALAGHVNNTGLVEVPMGTPLGTIIYEIGGGIRNGRKFKAAQSGGPSGGCIPKEHLNTPVDYESLKELGSIMGSGGLIVMDDTTCMVDLARFFLEFVQDESCGKCPPCRIGTKRMLEILERICAGQGREGDIELLIELGEQIKLTSLCGLGQTAPNPVLSTIRYFRDEYEEHIRDKHCRAGVCTEMMKAPCEHACPAGVDVPAYVALIAEGRFDEAYDVIRDTNPFPSVCGRVCTAYCELQCRRGQLDDPVAIRLLKRAAADHHTRPWQPPLEPQRHQRVAIVGGGPAGLTAAADLVRKGYEVTVFEKEALPGGMMMLGIPEYRLPQDVLQQEIQEIVNLGVELKTGVSFGRDITLQSLSDDGYGAILLAVGCQEGMPLEAPGSEAEGVMDAVKFLRDVNLQRPPAIGKRVAVIGGGDTAIDSARSALRLGADEVHLVYRRTEEEMPAHAAEIAEARHEGVQFHFLAAPKEVTVEDGKVVGMVCQQMRLGDFDRSGRRRPEPVEGADFALEVDTIIPAIGQKITTDCLCVEASRGKLCADPRTLVTNLPHVFAAGDATDGPMTVVDAIADGHKAARAIHSFLSGEPLPEPKRRAKTKVMAEAMAALEEATEEEPAAEPQRVSDAYRRSGFCEVELGYSMPVACREASRCLHCDFVMVEEE; this is encoded by the coding sequence ATGCCTGCGTTTAGATCACATGTGCTGGTGTGCGCCGGGGCCGGTTGCGTCTCGTCGGGGTCACAAGCCGTGGCGGACGCGCTGGAACAGGCGATTGTCGAGAGCGGCCTGAGCGGAGAGATCAAGGTCATCCGCACGGGCTGCATGGGATCGTGCGACCTGGGGCCGGTGGCCGTGGTGTATCCCGAGGGCGTCTTCTATCAGAAGCTGACGCCGGACGACTGCGCGGTGCTCGTCGAGGAGCACCTGCTGAAGGGGCGACCGGTGGAGCGGCTGATGTACATGCCGACCGAGGAGTACAAGCCGGCGCTAAGCATGGACGAGATCCCCTTCTTCTCGCTACAGCAGAAGGTCGTGCTGCGCAACTGCGGCGAGATTGACCCGGGGAACATCGAGGAATACATCGCGCGCGACGGCTACGAGGCGCTGGCCAAGGCGCTGACCGAGATGACGCCGCAGCAGGTCATCGAGGAGGTCAAGCAGTCGGGCCTGCGCGGGCGCGGGGGCGGCGGCTTCCCGACGGGGCTGAAGTGGGAGCTGACCGCCAAGAGCGCAGAGACGCCCAAGTACGTGGTGTGCAATGCGGACGAGGGCGACCCGGGCGCGTTCATGGACCGGAGCGTGCTGGAGGGCGACCCGCACAGCGTCATCGAGGCGATGACCATCGCGGGCTACGCCATCGGGGCGAACAAGGGCTATGTGTACGTGCGGGCGGAGTACCCGCTGGCCATCGCGCGGCTGGGCATGGCGCTGGAACAGGCGCGGCAGTTGGGCCTGCTGGGGCAGAACGTCTTCGGGTCGGAGCACAGCTTCGACATCGAGATGCGCATGGGCGCCGGGGCGTTCGTGTGCGGCGAGGAGACGGCGCTGATGGCCTCCATCGAGGGCCGGCGCGGCGAGCCGCGGCCCCGTCCCCCCTTCCCCGCCCAGAAGGGCCTCTACAACAAGCCCACGCTGCTCAACAACGTGGAGACGTACGCGAACATCGCGCCGATCATCCTCCACGGCGGGCAGTGGCTGGCGAGCATCGGCACCGAGAAGAGCAAGGGGACGAAGGTGTTCGCGCTGGCCGGGCATGTGAACAACACGGGCCTGGTGGAGGTGCCCATGGGCACGCCGCTGGGCACGATCATCTACGAGATCGGCGGCGGCATCCGCAACGGGCGGAAGTTCAAGGCGGCGCAGTCGGGCGGGCCGTCGGGCGGGTGCATCCCCAAGGAGCACCTGAACACGCCGGTGGATTACGAGAGCCTCAAGGAGCTGGGCTCGATCATGGGCTCCGGCGGCCTGATCGTGATGGATGACACGACGTGCATGGTGGACCTGGCGCGGTTCTTCCTGGAGTTCGTGCAGGACGAATCGTGCGGCAAGTGCCCGCCGTGCCGCATCGGGACCAAGCGGATGCTGGAGATTCTCGAGCGCATCTGCGCCGGGCAGGGGCGGGAAGGCGACATCGAGCTGCTCATCGAGCTGGGCGAGCAGATCAAGCTGACCAGCCTGTGCGGCCTGGGGCAGACAGCGCCGAACCCGGTGCTGAGCACCATCCGGTACTTCCGCGATGAGTATGAGGAGCACATCCGCGACAAGCACTGCCGCGCGGGAGTGTGCACCGAGATGATGAAGGCGCCGTGCGAACACGCCTGCCCGGCCGGGGTGGATGTGCCGGCGTACGTGGCGCTGATCGCCGAGGGGCGCTTCGACGAGGCCTACGACGTGATCCGCGACACGAACCCCTTCCCGTCGGTGTGCGGGCGGGTGTGCACGGCGTACTGCGAGCTGCAGTGCCGGCGGGGGCAACTGGATGACCCGGTGGCCATCCGGCTGCTGAAGCGGGCAGCGGCGGACCACCACACGCGGCCGTGGCAGCCGCCCCTGGAGCCGCAGCGGCACCAGCGGGTGGCCATCGTGGGAGGAGGCCCGGCGGGGCTGACGGCGGCGGCGGACCTGGTGCGCAAGGGGTACGAGGTGACGGTGTTCGAGAAGGAGGCGCTGCCGGGCGGGATGATGATGCTCGGAATCCCCGAATACCGCCTGCCCCAGGATGTGCTGCAGCAGGAGATCCAGGAGATCGTGAACCTGGGCGTGGAGCTGAAGACCGGGGTGAGCTTCGGACGGGACATCACGCTGCAGAGCCTATCTGACGACGGATACGGGGCGATCCTGCTGGCGGTCGGATGCCAGGAGGGCATGCCCCTGGAGGCGCCCGGCAGCGAGGCTGAGGGCGTCATGGACGCAGTCAAGTTCCTGCGGGACGTGAACCTGCAACGCCCGCCGGCGATCGGCAAGCGGGTGGCGGTGATCGGGGGCGGAGACACGGCCATCGACTCGGCGCGGTCGGCGCTGCGGTTGGGGGCCGACGAAGTGCACCTGGTGTACCGGCGGACCGAGGAGGAGATGCCGGCCCATGCGGCCGAGATCGCCGAGGCGCGGCATGAGGGAGTGCAGTTCCACTTCCTGGCAGCGCCCAAGGAGGTCACGGTCGAGGACGGCAAGGTGGTCGGGATGGTGTGCCAGCAGATGCGGCTGGGCGACTTCGACCGCAGTGGCCGGCGGCGGCCCGAGCCCGTAGAGGGCGCGGACTTCGCGCTGGAGGTGGACACGATCATCCCGGCCATCGGCCAGAAGATCACCACCGACTGCCTGTGCGTGGAGGCGTCGCGCGGGAAGCTGTGCGCCGACCCGCGGACCCTGGTGACCAACCTGCCGCACGTGTTCGCGGCGGGCGACGCGACCGACGGGCCGATGACCGTCGTGGACGCGATCGCGGACGGGCACAAGGCGGCCCGGGCCATCCACAGCTTCCTGTCCGGCGAGCCGCTGCCGGAGCCGAAGCGGCGAGCCAAGACGAAGGTGATGGCCGAGGCGATGGCGGCGCTGGAGGAGGCGACGGAGGAGGAGCCCGCGGCGGAGCCGCAGCGTGTGTCGGATGCCTACCGGCGCTCAGGGTTCTGCGAGGTGGAGCTGGGGTACTCGATGCCGGTGGCGTGCCGAGAGGCGTCGCGGTGCCTGCACTGCGACTTCGTGATGGTGGAGGAGGAGTAG
- a CDS encoding [FeFe] hydrogenase, group A, translating to MSGLSITINGQAVQAEPGMTVLQAAKGAGLKIPTLCHHPDLPPMGACRVCLVEIEGERALQPSCTYPVREGMVIQTHSPTVRQARRTVVELLLSDHPSDCTACARNKNCELQSLAEELGIREVRVKAPAPGHAVDDSSLAVVRDPDKCILCRRCLQTCDQIQGVSGLRIKGRGYDSVVGAPFDTPLGHALCVNCGQCINRCPTGALTEKTQIPEVWAALEDPTTFTVVQTAPAVRIALGEALGMPVGEIVTGKMTSALRLLGFDRVFDTDFTADLTIMEEGFELIKRVKEGGVLPQLTSCSPGWIKFIEHFYPELLPNVSSCKSPQQMFGALAKTYFAEQAGVDAAKMKVVSIMPCVAKKFEAARPEMCDSGYQDVDYVLTTRELAQMIKEKGIEFAALPESDYDDPLGESTGAAVIFGATGGVMEAALRTAYEVLTGEKLEDVNIEAVRGMEGVREATVMVGDLPVKAAVAHGLSNAAQVLDKIVAGEADYHFIEIMCCPGGCLGGGGQPIPTSPEIRKQRAAAIYQADRDLPIRRSHENPSIKAIYEKFLGEPLSHKSHHLLHTEYTPRTREAVQE from the coding sequence ATGTCAGGATTGAGCATAACGATCAACGGTCAGGCCGTGCAGGCAGAGCCCGGGATGACCGTGTTGCAGGCAGCCAAGGGCGCCGGGCTGAAGATCCCGACGCTGTGCCACCACCCGGACCTGCCGCCGATGGGGGCGTGCCGGGTGTGCCTGGTCGAGATCGAGGGCGAGCGCGCACTGCAGCCCTCGTGCACGTACCCGGTGCGGGAGGGGATGGTCATTCAGACCCACTCGCCGACGGTGCGGCAGGCGCGGCGTACGGTGGTGGAGCTGCTGCTGTCGGACCACCCGTCGGACTGCACGGCGTGCGCGCGCAACAAGAACTGCGAACTACAGTCGCTGGCGGAGGAGTTGGGGATTCGCGAGGTGCGAGTGAAGGCGCCGGCGCCAGGCCACGCGGTGGATGACTCGAGTCTGGCCGTGGTGCGCGACCCGGACAAGTGCATCCTGTGCCGGCGGTGCCTGCAGACGTGCGACCAGATCCAGGGCGTGTCGGGGCTGCGCATCAAGGGCCGCGGGTATGATAGCGTGGTCGGGGCGCCGTTCGATACGCCGCTGGGCCACGCGCTGTGCGTGAACTGCGGGCAGTGCATCAACCGGTGCCCGACCGGGGCGCTGACAGAGAAGACGCAGATCCCCGAGGTCTGGGCGGCGCTGGAAGACCCGACCACGTTCACCGTGGTGCAGACGGCGCCGGCCGTGCGCATCGCGCTGGGCGAGGCGCTGGGGATGCCGGTGGGCGAGATCGTGACCGGGAAGATGACCTCGGCGCTGCGGCTGCTCGGGTTTGACCGAGTGTTCGACACGGACTTCACGGCCGATCTGACCATTATGGAAGAAGGCTTCGAGCTGATCAAGCGGGTGAAGGAGGGCGGGGTGCTGCCGCAGCTCACCTCGTGCAGCCCGGGCTGGATCAAGTTCATCGAGCACTTCTACCCGGAACTGCTGCCGAACGTGTCGAGCTGCAAGTCGCCGCAGCAGATGTTCGGCGCCCTGGCCAAGACGTATTTCGCCGAGCAGGCGGGTGTGGACGCGGCGAAGATGAAGGTCGTGTCCATCATGCCATGTGTGGCCAAGAAGTTCGAGGCCGCCCGACCGGAGATGTGCGACTCGGGCTACCAGGACGTGGACTATGTGCTGACCACCCGCGAGTTGGCGCAAATGATCAAGGAGAAGGGCATCGAGTTCGCGGCGCTGCCGGAGAGCGACTACGACGACCCGCTGGGCGAGTCCACCGGGGCGGCGGTGATCTTCGGGGCGACCGGGGGCGTGATGGAGGCGGCGCTGCGTACGGCGTACGAGGTGCTCACCGGCGAGAAGCTGGAGGATGTCAACATCGAGGCGGTGCGCGGGATGGAGGGCGTCCGCGAGGCGACGGTGATGGTCGGCGACCTGCCGGTGAAGGCGGCAGTGGCGCACGGGCTGTCCAACGCGGCGCAGGTGCTCGACAAGATCGTGGCGGGTGAAGCGGACTACCACTTCATCGAGATCATGTGCTGCCCGGGCGGGTGCCTGGGCGGGGGCGGGCAGCCGATCCCCACGTCCCCGGAGATCCGGAAGCAACGGGCGGCGGCGATCTACCAGGCGGACCGTGACCTGCCCATCCGGCGCTCGCACGAGAACCCGTCCATCAAGGCGATCTATGAGAAGTTCCTGGGTGAGCCGCTGAGCCACAAGTCGCACCACCTGCTGCACACGGAGTATACGCCGCGGACGCGGGAGGCGGTGCAGGAGTAG
- a CDS encoding DUF1559 domain-containing protein: MSRRGFTLIELLVVIAIIAILASILFPVFARAREKARQTACVSNIKQLGMACAMYTQDYDELMPTEDYDINSNGDGNEVGIDASWRGVIMPYCKNAQLFQCPSYRPSPGTYGLFDGRINDKGQVGGYAINDAHQDSGSPTPPEAQALGSVEDASSCIFLVEGNGSEAEIMPNANEHVTLNIASLRRHNDGANYAFVDGHAKWLKQTVVCKASGDCLLSMEIEP; encoded by the coding sequence ATGAGCAGGCGTGGGTTCACACTGATTGAGTTGCTGGTGGTCATAGCTATCATCGCAATCCTGGCGTCCATCCTCTTCCCAGTGTTCGCGCGGGCGCGGGAGAAGGCGCGGCAGACGGCATGCGTGTCGAACATCAAGCAGCTCGGCATGGCGTGCGCGATGTATACTCAGGACTACGATGAACTGATGCCAACGGAGGACTACGACATCAACAGCAACGGGGACGGCAACGAGGTAGGGATTGACGCGAGCTGGCGCGGCGTGATCATGCCGTACTGCAAGAATGCCCAACTCTTCCAGTGCCCCAGCTACCGGCCCTCGCCCGGGACGTATGGCCTGTTCGACGGCCGCATCAATGACAAGGGGCAGGTCGGCGGCTACGCCATCAATGACGCGCACCAGGACTCGGGCTCGCCAACCCCGCCAGAGGCCCAGGCCCTGGGCTCGGTCGAGGACGCCTCTTCGTGCATCTTCCTGGTAGAGGGCAACGGCAGCGAGGCCGAGATCATGCCGAACGCGAACGAGCATGTGACCCTCAACATTGCGTCGCTGCGGCGACACAACGACGGCGCCAACTACGCCTTCGTGGATGGTCACGCCAAGTGGCTGAAGCAGACGGTCGTGTGCAAGGCGTCCGGGGACTGCCTGCTGAGCATGGAGATCGAGCCGTAA